In the genome of Carboxydothermus pertinax, the window TACTAGGAATCCTTTATGATTTAGCTGGAGAGTTTTCTGAAGCCTTTCGCGCCTTTGAAAAAGCTGAACCGCATCTTAAAGAAAAGGTTTTTACTTATTATCCCAATTATCCCCGGCATTACCGGCGGGAAGGCTTTTCTCTTTGTGATATTGCCTGTGGTGCGTGTCTTTTGGATACCTGCTGTGAATGTATGGGAGGAGATTTTATTTCGTGTTGTTAAGAAAAGATCTTATAGCCACCTTTTTGGTGACTTTTGCGTTTTTAGCCGGATTTATGTCGGAGTACCTGCAGATAGCACCTCGAGTCATTGGTT includes:
- a CDS encoding tetratricopeptide repeat protein, which codes for MDYCLNLGAYLPKNLELYWEKIKYKSLDEQIKIVKNDISNGLSAEYWYLLGILYDLAGEFSEAFRAFEKAEPHLKEKVFTYYPNYPRHYRREGFSLCDIACGACLLDTCCECMGGDFISCC